In a genomic window of Shouchella clausii:
- a CDS encoding glycosyltransferase family 4 protein encodes MIKLEMLSSAEKVKGQGVASAYRELVNVLERKAQHKYDLQLNTFQAADITHYHTIDLKFYLASFSRKRGINVGYVHFLPETVDDSLQLPRFFRRVFYKYILAFYKRMDRLVVVNPSFIDKLAQYGIERERVSYIPNFVSKEGFSEGTEEERIAFRQRFNIPEQAFVVLGAGQIQHRKGVLDFLDVAKRLKHIHFVWAGGFSFGQLTAGYAELKKLVENPPENVHFTGILERHEMKHCYNAADLLFSPSYHELFPMTILEAMSCNKPLLLRDLPLYENILFDFYERAGTNEAFATTIARLEADRSFYEQTVERAKKGASFYSEDRLLNEWDAFYSSLLKVREPVHE; translated from the coding sequence ATGATTAAACTGGAAATGTTATCGTCTGCAGAAAAAGTAAAAGGGCAGGGGGTCGCCTCTGCCTACCGGGAACTAGTCAACGTTCTGGAGCGAAAAGCACAACATAAATACGATCTTCAATTGAATACATTTCAAGCCGCCGATATTACCCATTACCACACCATTGACTTAAAGTTTTATCTTGCGTCATTCTCGCGGAAAAGAGGCATAAACGTAGGCTACGTTCATTTCTTACCTGAAACGGTTGACGACAGCTTGCAGTTGCCACGCTTCTTCCGACGTGTGTTTTATAAATACATTCTCGCCTTTTATAAGCGGATGGACCGGCTTGTTGTCGTAAACCCTTCCTTTATCGACAAGTTGGCTCAGTATGGAATTGAGCGTGAACGGGTATCCTACATTCCAAACTTTGTGTCTAAAGAAGGGTTTTCAGAAGGGACGGAGGAAGAGAGAATCGCGTTTAGACAGCGGTTCAATATTCCGGAGCAGGCGTTTGTCGTGTTGGGTGCAGGGCAAATCCAACACCGAAAAGGCGTCTTGGATTTTCTGGATGTCGCCAAACGCCTCAAACATATTCATTTCGTTTGGGCAGGCGGTTTTTCGTTTGGGCAGTTAACTGCTGGGTATGCCGAATTGAAAAAACTAGTGGAAAACCCGCCGGAAAATGTCCATTTTACAGGAATCCTTGAACGCCATGAGATGAAGCATTGCTACAATGCAGCTGATTTGCTTTTTTCGCCGTCTTACCATGAGTTGTTCCCGATGACGATTTTAGAGGCAATGAGCTGTAATAAGCCGTTGCTGCTTAGAGATTTGCCTTTATATGAAAACATATTATTTGATTTTTATGAGCGGGCTGGAACAAACGAAGCGTTTGCGACGACCATAGCACGTTTGGAGGCCGACCGCAGTTTTTATGAGCAGACGGTCGAACGGGCTAAAAAAGGTGCAAGCTTCTACTCAGAAGATCGTTTGCTTAACGAGTGGGACGCCTTTTATTCAAGCCTCCTCAAGGTAAGGGAGCCTGTGCATGAATAA
- a CDS encoding helix-turn-helix transcriptional regulator, whose product MIVLQRETLKKVRLEHQMTLEAVAKKINVSTPFYWQIENGKRGLSYELAYRIAAVFSLKPDDLFFDDMLTINLQNEKETKNDKSQSNK is encoded by the coding sequence GTGATCGTATTGCAGCGGGAAACATTGAAAAAAGTTCGATTGGAGCACCAAATGACGTTAGAGGCAGTAGCAAAAAAAATTAACGTGAGTACCCCATTCTATTGGCAAATAGAAAATGGGAAAAGAGGGCTTTCTTATGAACTTGCTTACCGGATTGCGGCTGTTTTTTCCTTAAAGCCCGATGATCTCTTTTTTGACGATATGTTAACTATTAATTTACAAAATGAAAAAGAAACAAAAAATGATAAAAGTCAGTCTAACAAATAA
- a CDS encoding CPBP family intramembrane glutamic endopeptidase produces the protein MKADRRAATQLDKKDFYISLYGSQLLLLVIGIALSFFYTGGPVGIWQSLEFQWGTGIGYGSLFAVAALLTNWLLVVLLPKGWLDDGGLNERVFTGMSPVHIVCFCLLVAFCEEWLFRAVLQQLVGLPLASLLFAIVHFRYVTKPVLFAYVLVISIGLGWTFEVTGNFATVVCAHFFINAVLAFVLNAKNRK, from the coding sequence ATGAAAGCAGACCGCCGCGCCGCCACTCAGCTGGATAAAAAAGATTTCTACATCAGCCTATACGGTTCGCAATTGCTGCTTTTGGTCATTGGCATCGCGTTAAGCTTTTTCTATACCGGCGGACCGGTTGGCATTTGGCAAAGCCTTGAATTTCAGTGGGGCACGGGAATAGGATATGGAAGTTTGTTTGCTGTTGCCGCCCTGCTTACAAATTGGCTGCTTGTCGTGTTGCTGCCAAAAGGCTGGCTTGATGATGGGGGATTGAATGAGCGTGTTTTTACCGGCATGAGCCCTGTCCATATTGTCTGTTTTTGCTTGTTGGTGGCCTTTTGCGAGGAATGGCTATTCAGAGCCGTTTTGCAACAGCTCGTTGGGCTGCCGCTGGCGAGTTTGCTGTTTGCGATTGTCCATTTTCGCTATGTAACAAAGCCTGTGCTATTTGCCTACGTACTCGTTATAAGCATAGGGCTTGGCTGGACGTTTGAGGTGACAGGGAACTTTGCGACTGTTGTATGTGCGCATTTTTTCATTAACGCTGTTCTTGCTTTTGTTTTAAATGCTAAGAACAGAAAGTAG
- a CDS encoding ferredoxin gives MKNCYTIVELDTCIACGACGLVAPDVYDYNEEGLAYALLDHNTGNKPLPDLLVDDAIDAKDGCPTDSIKISDKPFNGDPTKYE, from the coding sequence ATGAAAAACTGTTATACGATTGTCGAACTAGATACATGCATTGCTTGCGGCGCCTGTGGGCTCGTTGCCCCAGATGTGTATGATTACAATGAAGAAGGGCTAGCTTACGCTCTCCTTGATCATAATACTGGAAATAAGCCACTTCCCGACTTGCTCGTTGATGATGCAATCGATGCTAAAGATGGCTGCCCAACAGACTCGATTAAAATTTCCGACAAGCCTTTTAACGGTGATCCAACTAAATACGAATAA
- a CDS encoding helix-turn-helix domain-containing protein encodes MTIVPERLKALRKERQLTQEQLGELINVTKVSISGYENGNRTPDTDTLRRLADVFGVSTDYLLGRSKEKNGSFFYDNELTHKEAQLLREHLAFIRFRANKKESETD; translated from the coding sequence ATGACAATTGTTCCAGAGCGGCTAAAAGCATTAAGGAAAGAACGACAGCTTACCCAGGAACAGCTAGGCGAGCTGATCAATGTAACAAAAGTGTCCATATCAGGCTATGAAAATGGCAACCGCACCCCTGACACCGATACATTACGCCGCCTTGCAGATGTCTTTGGTGTTTCAACAGATTATCTGCTAGGGCGTTCCAAAGAGAAAAACGGCTCTTTCTTTTATGACAATGAACTTACACACAAAGAGGCTCAGCTATTGCGTGAACACCTTGCCTTTATCCGCTTCCGGGCCAATAAAAAGGAAAGTGAAACAGACTGA
- a CDS encoding DUF2663 family protein has translation MGGQLALEMITKELIKRKTEWDRLEKQHLFCGWAALISGCTFVILLNEPQTGRIVFPKALLASPLSTALLVVLFLSVIGLVHLSKKAAKKEKEFEALRNEFIERSEEFWPTERSAAEKEAYLKEMQTRYSINLFYFE, from the coding sequence ATGGGAGGACAACTGGCACTAGAGATGATTACGAAAGAGTTGATTAAACGTAAAACAGAGTGGGATCGTTTGGAGAAACAACACTTGTTTTGCGGGTGGGCTGCGCTCATTAGTGGTTGCACATTTGTAATTCTTTTGAATGAACCTCAAACTGGGCGTATCGTCTTTCCCAAAGCGTTGCTGGCTTCGCCATTGTCAACAGCTTTGCTCGTCGTACTCTTTTTGTCTGTTATCGGACTTGTTCATTTATCAAAGAAGGCGGCAAAAAAAGAAAAGGAATTTGAGGCGCTGCGCAACGAGTTTATCGAGCGCAGCGAAGAATTTTGGCCAACTGAGCGTAGTGCAGCCGAGAAAGAAGCCTATTTAAAAGAAATGCAAACGCGCTACTCCATCAACTTGTTTTATTTCGAATGA
- a CDS encoding RecQ family ATP-dependent DNA helicase produces MLERHLQALFGFTSFRQGQKEIIEALIGGADVLAMLPTGRGKSLCYQLPAFLANGVTIVVSPLLALMEDQVQQLKSIGLKQTAALNSFTEIAERRRLLRNLAKVKLLYTSPEMLQSRELLAALAKVNVAYIVVDEAHCVSYWGHDFRADYLRICDIKQALGSPPCLAITATATKEVRADIKKRLDLRTPFEHIESVNRSNIVLLAEEAADQAQKQQRLVEMVATYQAPGIIYVQSRAQAEACSTYLAQEVKNVRTSFYHGGMENADRLLVQQQFMNGQLDVICATNAFGMGLNKTDVRYVIHLHYPLDIASYIQEIGRAGRDGALSFALLLTAREDRVQAENLLKKNDFTADEWVWALSQLKVGEPLDFPSFENRLLAMQSDQARTVVYLLEKWGVIKAGLVQSFSVAKLTSLLHRHFKEQIAAKKNRLLPVFHYGRNDQTCRRQQLLSYFDEIPAFQNPCCDVCGLTLDSFKQQPVNVNEEPFLWEEELKAVFAVAEEKR; encoded by the coding sequence ATGTTAGAACGCCATTTGCAGGCTTTGTTTGGTTTTACTTCATTTAGGCAAGGGCAAAAAGAAATTATTGAAGCGCTCATAGGTGGGGCAGACGTGTTGGCTATGCTCCCGACAGGACGGGGCAAGTCCCTTTGTTACCAGCTGCCTGCTTTTCTCGCCAACGGGGTTACGATTGTCGTTTCACCGCTGCTCGCGTTGATGGAAGACCAAGTCCAGCAGTTGAAATCAATTGGACTGAAACAAACTGCCGCTCTCAACAGCTTTACGGAAATAGCAGAACGCAGACGTTTGCTCCGTAACCTTGCAAAAGTGAAACTGTTGTACACGTCGCCAGAGATGTTGCAATCACGAGAACTGCTCGCTGCTTTGGCAAAGGTAAACGTCGCTTATATTGTCGTCGATGAAGCCCATTGCGTGTCTTATTGGGGGCATGACTTCCGCGCTGATTATTTGCGGATCTGCGACATTAAACAGGCGCTTGGTTCGCCGCCTTGTTTAGCGATTACCGCCACAGCAACGAAAGAAGTCCGCGCTGATATTAAAAAACGGCTCGATTTGCGGACGCCGTTTGAACATATTGAGAGTGTCAACCGCTCCAATATTGTGCTTTTAGCTGAGGAGGCTGCTGACCAAGCTCAAAAACAGCAGCGCCTTGTCGAAATGGTTGCTACTTATCAAGCACCGGGAATCATTTATGTTCAGAGCAGAGCGCAGGCAGAAGCATGCAGCACTTATCTTGCTCAGGAAGTGAAGAATGTTCGGACGAGCTTTTATCATGGCGGCATGGAAAACGCCGACCGCTTGCTCGTCCAACAACAATTTATGAATGGCCAACTGGATGTGATTTGTGCAACGAACGCATTTGGTATGGGGCTTAACAAAACAGATGTGCGTTATGTCATCCATTTGCATTACCCACTTGACATCGCCTCTTACATCCAAGAAATTGGTCGTGCTGGACGCGATGGGGCTTTAAGCTTTGCTTTGCTTCTAACTGCTCGAGAAGATCGTGTACAAGCGGAAAATTTACTTAAAAAAAACGATTTTACTGCCGATGAATGGGTATGGGCACTTTCACAGTTAAAAGTAGGAGAACCGCTTGATTTTCCATCATTTGAGAACCGGCTTTTAGCCATGCAATCCGATCAAGCGCGGACGGTTGTATATTTGTTAGAAAAATGGGGTGTAATCAAGGCGGGGCTTGTCCAATCCTTTTCAGTGGCAAAACTAACAAGTTTGCTCCACCGCCATTTTAAAGAGCAAATCGCTGCCAAAAAGAACCGGCTGTTACCGGTGTTTCACTATGGTCGTAATGACCAAACTTGCCGGCGCCAACAATTACTTTCCTATTTCGATGAGATTCCAGCCTTTCAAAATCCGTGCTGTGATGTGTGTGGCCTCACTCTTGACTCGTTTAAACAGCAGCCTGTTAACGTAAATGAGGAGCCGTTTTTGTGGGAAGAAGAGCTTAAAGCCGTTTTTGCAGTGGCGGAGGAAAAACGATGA
- a CDS encoding glycosyltransferase family 4 protein produces MNIGIFTDTYFPQISGVASSIATLEKELSARGHRVYIFTSTDKAADPEQEEGKVFRFSSLAVGFVPERRLAYAGIRRATKLMKELNIEIVHTHTEFTMGCLGKHLAHKCKLPHIHTYHTMYEDYVHYIARGKLLSPKMVGRLTKWFCRGADAVIAPTEKVKTYLRRYKVSEPIYVIPTGVSVKQFKRSEASLVDVLALRKKLGINESDKVIISIGRMAEEKNMEALLYAIKSLESELDHVKTVMVGDGPVRKSLEALAVSLGVSEHVRFTGAVEWNQIHHYYHLGDLFVSASTTEAQGLTYIEAMASGCIVVAKSDPSIKRIVLDGTTGFVFKEDEDLGPLLRRLLHSSHLTKVRKAAKKQIQPLTAEAFGAKVEQTYFELAKNKKIENSSPKLMQAILYRKEQSL; encoded by the coding sequence ATGAATATTGGGATCTTTACCGACACCTATTTTCCGCAAATTAGCGGGGTGGCTTCGTCTATTGCAACACTTGAAAAAGAATTGAGCGCCCGGGGTCATCGCGTTTACATTTTTACGTCAACGGATAAAGCGGCAGATCCAGAACAGGAGGAGGGGAAGGTTTTTCGGTTTTCAAGCCTTGCTGTTGGATTTGTTCCCGAGCGACGCTTAGCTTATGCTGGGATACGCAGAGCGACAAAACTGATGAAGGAACTAAACATCGAAATCGTCCATACCCACACAGAATTTACAATGGGATGCTTAGGAAAGCATCTTGCACATAAATGTAAGCTTCCTCACATTCATACATACCACACGATGTATGAAGACTATGTTCATTACATTGCACGAGGAAAGCTGTTGTCTCCGAAAATGGTTGGCCGTTTAACAAAATGGTTTTGCCGCGGTGCTGATGCTGTCATTGCACCTACGGAAAAAGTGAAGACATATTTGCGCCGTTATAAAGTAAGCGAACCGATTTATGTCATTCCGACGGGCGTCTCGGTGAAGCAGTTTAAACGTTCCGAAGCAAGCTTGGTAGATGTGTTGGCGTTAAGGAAAAAGCTTGGGATCAATGAAAGTGACAAAGTTATTATTAGCATTGGCCGGATGGCAGAAGAAAAAAACATGGAGGCGCTCTTGTACGCAATCAAATCATTGGAGAGCGAACTGGATCATGTAAAAACGGTGATGGTTGGGGACGGACCTGTCCGAAAGTCTCTTGAAGCGCTGGCTGTGTCCCTTGGAGTTAGCGAACATGTCCGCTTTACTGGTGCTGTTGAGTGGAACCAGATTCATCATTACTACCATTTAGGCGATTTGTTCGTAAGTGCCTCGACGACTGAAGCGCAAGGCCTCACCTATATTGAAGCGATGGCTTCAGGCTGTATTGTAGTGGCCAAGTCTGATCCAAGTATTAAGCGGATTGTCTTAGACGGCACAACTGGTTTTGTCTTTAAAGAAGATGAGGATCTTGGACCACTTTTGCGCCGCTTACTGCACTCATCCCATTTAACGAAAGTGCGCAAAGCTGCCAAGAAACAAATTCAGCCATTAACCGCAGAAGCTTTTGGCGCTAAAGTAGAACAAACTTATTTTGAGCTCGCGAAAAACAAAAAAATCGAAAACAGTTCGCCAAAACTTATGCAAGCAATCCTTTACCGAAAAGAGCAGTCATTATGA
- the serA gene encoding phosphoglycerate dehydrogenase, translating to MNQVAEPKTAQFHILVADTMSEEGLLPLLEADHVEVTQASVDNAGPLEQYDALLIRSATTVTEELLSRMPRLKIVARAGVGVDNVDIQAATKHGVVVINAPDGNTISTAEHTFAMMCALLRNIPQANASVKSGKWDRKAYQGTELRGKTLGIIGFGRIGTQLAKRAKAFEMGVLVYDPFLTAERAEKLGIAQGELDHVLSVADIITVHTPLTKDTKGLLNMETIAKTKPGVFLINCARGGIIDEQALKHYLNNGHVAGAALDVFTEEPATDKELIDHPNVVATPHIAASTKEAQLNVAAQVSQEVLQFLNGEPALNSINLPAMPKEVYEKIKPYYDLARTMGSVLSQLMRVPVQEIEVFYSGTTAEQNTSVLTRSLISGFLQPRVDAAVNDVNASLIAKERGISFGEKHVTKTFGYSNLIQAIVHGEGRQFEMKATYIHEYGPRIVSINGFSVDVVAEGHILYIQHFDRPGVIGKMGQLLAKHDVNIATMQVGRKSAGGEAIMIVQVDKHVDQTVIDGLLTFDEIAIASVIDL from the coding sequence ATGAACCAAGTTGCAGAGCCAAAAACAGCCCAATTTCACATTCTCGTAGCCGATACGATGAGCGAAGAAGGCCTGTTGCCTTTGCTTGAGGCCGACCATGTTGAGGTTACACAAGCAAGCGTCGACAACGCTGGGCCACTGGAGCAATACGATGCCCTGTTAATCCGCAGTGCCACTACAGTCACCGAGGAGCTTCTCAGCCGTATGCCGCGCTTGAAAATCGTTGCTCGTGCCGGCGTCGGTGTTGACAATGTAGACATACAAGCGGCAACCAAACATGGCGTTGTCGTCATTAACGCACCTGACGGCAACACGATTTCAACCGCGGAGCACACATTTGCGATGATGTGCGCCTTGTTGCGCAACATTCCTCAAGCTAACGCTAGTGTCAAATCAGGAAAATGGGACCGCAAAGCTTACCAAGGCACTGAGCTTCGGGGAAAAACACTCGGCATTATTGGCTTTGGCCGTATTGGTACGCAATTAGCTAAACGAGCCAAAGCGTTTGAAATGGGCGTGCTTGTGTATGATCCATTTTTAACGGCTGAACGAGCAGAAAAACTTGGGATCGCCCAAGGCGAATTGGACCATGTTCTATCCGTTGCCGATATCATTACTGTGCATACGCCATTAACGAAAGACACAAAAGGGCTTTTGAATATGGAAACAATCGCGAAAACAAAGCCAGGTGTGTTTTTAATCAACTGCGCTCGTGGTGGCATCATTGATGAACAAGCATTAAAACACTACTTAAACAACGGCCATGTAGCCGGGGCTGCTTTGGATGTGTTTACAGAAGAGCCAGCGACGGACAAAGAATTGATTGACCATCCTAACGTCGTTGCAACACCTCATATTGCCGCTTCCACAAAAGAAGCACAATTGAACGTTGCTGCCCAAGTCTCTCAGGAAGTACTGCAATTTTTAAACGGTGAACCAGCATTAAACTCCATTAATTTGCCGGCAATGCCAAAAGAAGTTTACGAAAAAATCAAGCCCTATTACGACCTTGCTAGGACAATGGGCTCTGTATTATCGCAATTAATGCGCGTGCCTGTCCAAGAAATCGAAGTGTTTTACAGCGGCACAACAGCTGAACAAAATACGAGCGTGTTAACGAGAAGCCTTATTTCCGGTTTTCTCCAACCACGTGTGGATGCGGCTGTCAATGATGTCAACGCCTCACTTATCGCCAAAGAACGCGGCATTTCCTTTGGCGAAAAGCATGTGACGAAAACATTTGGCTACTCTAACCTCATTCAGGCAATTGTCCATGGCGAAGGCAGACAGTTTGAAATGAAGGCGACTTACATCCATGAATATGGGCCACGGATTGTTTCAATCAACGGTTTTTCAGTTGACGTCGTCGCAGAAGGACATATTTTATACATTCAACATTTTGATCGTCCTGGCGTTATTGGCAAAATGGGCCAACTTCTCGCTAAGCATGACGTCAACATCGCAACGATGCAAGTTGGACGAAAATCAGCCGGTGGCGAAGCGATTATGATTGTCCAAGTCGATAAACATGTAGATCAAACGGTGATTGACGGTTTGTTAACGTTTGACGAAATCGCCATTGCTAGCGTCATTGATTTATAA
- a CDS encoding lysylphosphatidylglycerol synthase transmembrane domain-containing protein, whose translation MNKKQIFLQLGLVILLGALCVFFLARNVSLEAAIEGVRQAHLTWLALAAVMLLLSWLLEAAVLKVMVGKRAKLGLFDSFYSTMVGQMFNQITPMAAGGQPAQLYVLVKKGVPGGSATSILLMKFLVFQVVLVLSFSGILIVGYGALAQAMPQLKLLMLIGYGVHVVVIVAMLLVVFYRKLAEKLAYGILYPVRFISKRKAVEWKIKLGGALVDFHEKSRQLVRSKRALLVTSLLTTAQLLLFFSVPYFIFQALGAPNITLLIGTVFHAFVVMFATVVPTPGGSGAAEMTFSGLFQSFVSPATLLIALLFWRILTSYSTILVGFFLILGESRKKIRRVKEKAVEGVSIRRRQRS comes from the coding sequence ATGAATAAGAAACAAATATTTTTACAACTAGGGCTAGTCATTTTGCTCGGCGCTCTGTGCGTGTTTTTCCTGGCGCGGAATGTTAGCTTAGAGGCGGCTATTGAAGGTGTTCGCCAAGCCCACTTAACTTGGCTCGCTCTAGCAGCCGTTATGCTGCTGTTGTCTTGGCTCTTGGAAGCAGCCGTTCTAAAAGTGATGGTCGGAAAAAGAGCAAAGCTGGGGTTATTCGACAGCTTTTATTCAACAATGGTAGGCCAGATGTTTAATCAGATTACTCCAATGGCAGCAGGGGGGCAGCCTGCACAGCTTTATGTATTAGTGAAAAAAGGTGTGCCTGGTGGAAGCGCAACGTCGATTTTGTTGATGAAATTTCTCGTCTTCCAAGTCGTGCTTGTGTTAAGCTTTTCCGGAATTTTAATCGTAGGCTATGGCGCGTTGGCGCAAGCAATGCCACAGTTGAAACTGCTCATGCTGATTGGTTATGGAGTCCATGTTGTCGTGATTGTGGCGATGTTGCTCGTCGTGTTTTACCGGAAGCTGGCGGAAAAGCTTGCCTACGGGATTCTCTATCCTGTCCGCTTTATTAGCAAGCGCAAGGCAGTTGAATGGAAAATTAAATTAGGCGGGGCATTAGTCGATTTTCATGAAAAAAGCAGGCAGCTTGTGCGGAGCAAGCGTGCTCTCTTGGTTACATCTTTGTTAACTACTGCACAGCTATTGCTGTTTTTCAGCGTGCCTTATTTTATTTTTCAGGCACTGGGCGCACCGAATATCACCCTTTTAATTGGCACAGTGTTCCATGCGTTTGTGGTCATGTTTGCGACAGTTGTGCCGACCCCTGGCGGCAGTGGCGCGGCTGAGATGACGTTTAGCGGGCTGTTCCAGTCTTTTGTCTCGCCAGCAACATTGTTAATTGCACTCTTGTTTTGGCGGATCCTTACGTCATACAGCACAATCTTAGTTGGCTTTTTCCTCATATTAGGGGAGAGCCGCAAAAAAATCAGGCGAGTCAAGGAGAAGGCTGTTGAAGGGGTGTCTATAAGGAGGCGCCAGAGGTCATAA
- a CDS encoding helix-turn-helix domain-containing protein: MKEQLFMLACHRFQGERSLFGAYHLLKGKRSAQTIQDGALFSALPLFGLLPHLSYNEAEQVVKALLENGKVRETDGAHQLTEKGEIQLDAWLHAHSYVQNINNGLFQQADVLFWNRLALLVQSLNALAMGVSFIPVVGDLDVQRFVKNALPKPAERNRYRLKLYKECAAFLRKRDRLQAELFVLQLSRQKRIGETRQQLALRYRLSLMEVELRHKSNLHALMAEISENPRNYEALSHLLPTIQSRTNTASARKTASLLPQVDSVQELAHIRGLKPATIEDHLVEIALFDRSFPIDRYVSEETQKNILRISREHRTLKLKTIRTALNNEVTYFDIRLTLARKGFIKC, translated from the coding sequence GTGAAAGAACAGCTTTTTATGCTTGCCTGTCATCGTTTTCAAGGCGAACGCTCTTTATTTGGAGCGTATCATTTATTAAAAGGCAAGCGCTCCGCACAAACGATACAAGATGGCGCTTTGTTCAGCGCTCTTCCTTTGTTTGGTCTTTTGCCCCACTTGTCTTATAACGAAGCGGAACAAGTCGTTAAAGCGTTGCTTGAAAATGGGAAAGTCCGCGAAACGGACGGGGCGCACCAGCTGACTGAGAAAGGCGAAATCCAGTTGGATGCCTGGCTACATGCTCATTCTTACGTGCAAAATATAAACAATGGATTGTTCCAACAGGCGGATGTGCTCTTTTGGAACCGCCTCGCTCTGCTTGTGCAGTCATTAAATGCATTAGCAATGGGGGTTTCTTTTATTCCTGTCGTCGGCGATTTAGATGTACAGCGATTCGTCAAAAACGCACTCCCAAAACCTGCTGAACGGAACCGGTACAGACTGAAGTTATATAAAGAATGTGCCGCTTTTTTAAGAAAGCGCGATCGACTGCAAGCTGAACTGTTTGTTCTACAGCTTTCAAGGCAAAAGCGGATCGGGGAGACGAGGCAACAGCTTGCCTTGCGCTATCGTCTTTCCTTAATGGAAGTTGAACTACGCCATAAAAGCAACCTCCATGCACTGATGGCTGAGATCAGTGAAAACCCGCGCAATTACGAAGCGCTTTCACATTTGCTTCCTACGATACAAAGCCGGACAAACACTGCATCGGCACGAAAAACAGCCTCTTTATTGCCGCAAGTTGATTCCGTGCAAGAGCTCGCGCATATACGCGGCTTAAAGCCGGCGACGATTGAAGATCATCTCGTCGAAATTGCTTTGTTTGACCGCTCTTTCCCGATTGACCGCTATGTGAGCGAGGAAACGCAAAAAAACATTTTGCGCATCAGCCGCGAGCACCGTACGTTAAAGTTAAAAACGATTCGAACAGCGCTTAACAATGAAGTCACTTATTTTGACATTCGGCTTACGCTGGCGAGGAAAGGATTCATAAAATGTTAG